Proteins encoded by one window of Lepeophtheirus salmonis chromosome 10, UVic_Lsal_1.4, whole genome shotgun sequence:
- the jagn gene encoding uncharacterized protein jagn isoform X1, whose protein sequence is MATRGGGPTASGTDGNDYSHRETIVAQYYIRPPPKSQPKGMGYSDDINNDPGVYEPEDQHMHKSPLSYPDTKDFIAQFMKTPEQHNPTYPLPPQQQYPSQPCIESPPSVSLNTGSCYSNVPNPINVPNGMVMVPANQMMMLAPQWMFGQQGTQIPQHINVSTAPNSRPVTPILSPEPPPIPQPTFKDTNLPSDYKGLGGPDSVPFRMPKNEVAPRSAISPKKSLIDELYLAPTSDVRQRSNRTIMNTEIAQTKSRLKWSVLFHYVLGFILFAKLVPDILDRLGIFVLEIEELLIPKAKLWELFWILSIPATLLGLLSSKKSNASMMTKFFYSILVLGLFPVLVGFAANFSELYRYASSKDIEKVETWNGFPVSVLWYVYLFMALQAHLFELYFAKTLIKVWQPRKKKTQ, encoded by the exons ATGGCGACAAGGGGCGGAGGTCCGACGGCGTCTGGAACGGACGGAAATGATTACTCTCATCGAGAAACAATTGTGGCACAATATTACATAAG ACCGCCTCCTAAGTCCCAACCCAAAGGAATGGGCTACAGCGATGATATTAACAATGATCCTGGTGTATATGAGCCTGAAGATCAACACATGCACAAATCACCATTGAGCTACCCTGATACTAAAGATTTTATAGCTCAATTCATGAAAACTCCGGAACAACACAATCCCACCTATCCCCTACCCCCTCAACAACAATACCCTTCCCAACCCTGTATCGAGTCTCCTCCTTCGGTCTCTCTTAATACGGGTAGCTGCTATAGCAATGTACCCAATCCAATAAATGTTCCCAATGGAATGGTTATGGTTCCTGCTAATCAAATGATGATGTTGGCTCCTCAATGGATGTTTGGACAGCAAGGAACTCAAATACCTCAGCATATAAATGTCTCAACAGCTCCTAATTCCCGCCCTGTTACGCCTATCCTTTCCCCAGAGCCTCCGCCAATCCCTCAACCTACCTTTAAAGATACAAATCTACCATCTGATTACAAAGGCTTGGGAGGTCCGGACTCAGTTCCTTTTCGAATGCCAAAAAACGAAGTGGCTCCTCGAAGTGCTATCAGTCCAAAAAAGAGCTTGATTGACGAGTTGTATTTGGCTCCCACATCGGATGTACGACAAAGGTCCAATAGAACCATCATGAACACAGAAAT TGCCCAAACAAAGTCAAGATTAAAATGGAGTGTACTTTTTCACTACGTATTaggatttattctttttgcCAAGCTTGTTCCGGATATTTTGGATAGACTTGGCATATTTGTTCTTGAAATCGAAGAGCTTTTAATACCAAAA GCGAAGCTTTGGGAGTTATTCTGGATCCTCAGTATTCCTGCAACACTTTTAGGACTCTTATCGAGTAAAAAATCAAATGCCAGTATGATGACAAAATTTTTCTATAGCATTCTTGTTTTGGGTTTGTTCCCTGTATTGGTTGGATTTGCTGCCAACTTTTCTGAGTTGTACAGATATGCTTCTTCAAAAGATATTGAAAAGGTCGAAACTTGGAAC GGCTTTCCTGTATCTGTGTTATGGTATGTTTACTTATTTATGGCTCTTCAAGCTCACTTATTCGAACTTTACTTTGCCAAAACCCTAATTAAGGTCTGGCAACCCAGAAAGAAGAAAACGCAGtga
- the jagn gene encoding uncharacterized protein jagn isoform X2: MMNRPPPKSQPKGMGYSDDINNDPGVYEPEDQHMHKSPLSYPDTKDFIAQFMKTPEQHNPTYPLPPQQQYPSQPCIESPPSVSLNTGSCYSNVPNPINVPNGMVMVPANQMMMLAPQWMFGQQGTQIPQHINVSTAPNSRPVTPILSPEPPPIPQPTFKDTNLPSDYKGLGGPDSVPFRMPKNEVAPRSAISPKKSLIDELYLAPTSDVRQRSNRTIMNTEIAQTKSRLKWSVLFHYVLGFILFAKLVPDILDRLGIFVLEIEELLIPKAKLWELFWILSIPATLLGLLSSKKSNASMMTKFFYSILVLGLFPVLVGFAANFSELYRYASSKDIEKVETWNGFPVSVLWYVYLFMALQAHLFELYFAKTLIKVWQPRKKKTQ, translated from the exons ATGATGAATAGACCGCCTCCTAAGTCCCAACCCAAAGGAATGGGCTACAGCGATGATATTAACAATGATCCTGGTGTATATGAGCCTGAAGATCAACACATGCACAAATCACCATTGAGCTACCCTGATACTAAAGATTTTATAGCTCAATTCATGAAAACTCCGGAACAACACAATCCCACCTATCCCCTACCCCCTCAACAACAATACCCTTCCCAACCCTGTATCGAGTCTCCTCCTTCGGTCTCTCTTAATACGGGTAGCTGCTATAGCAATGTACCCAATCCAATAAATGTTCCCAATGGAATGGTTATGGTTCCTGCTAATCAAATGATGATGTTGGCTCCTCAATGGATGTTTGGACAGCAAGGAACTCAAATACCTCAGCATATAAATGTCTCAACAGCTCCTAATTCCCGCCCTGTTACGCCTATCCTTTCCCCAGAGCCTCCGCCAATCCCTCAACCTACCTTTAAAGATACAAATCTACCATCTGATTACAAAGGCTTGGGAGGTCCGGACTCAGTTCCTTTTCGAATGCCAAAAAACGAAGTGGCTCCTCGAAGTGCTATCAGTCCAAAAAAGAGCTTGATTGACGAGTTGTATTTGGCTCCCACATCGGATGTACGACAAAGGTCCAATAGAACCATCATGAACACAGAAAT TGCCCAAACAAAGTCAAGATTAAAATGGAGTGTACTTTTTCACTACGTATTaggatttattctttttgcCAAGCTTGTTCCGGATATTTTGGATAGACTTGGCATATTTGTTCTTGAAATCGAAGAGCTTTTAATACCAAAA GCGAAGCTTTGGGAGTTATTCTGGATCCTCAGTATTCCTGCAACACTTTTAGGACTCTTATCGAGTAAAAAATCAAATGCCAGTATGATGACAAAATTTTTCTATAGCATTCTTGTTTTGGGTTTGTTCCCTGTATTGGTTGGATTTGCTGCCAACTTTTCTGAGTTGTACAGATATGCTTCTTCAAAAGATATTGAAAAGGTCGAAACTTGGAAC GGCTTTCCTGTATCTGTGTTATGGTATGTTTACTTATTTATGGCTCTTCAAGCTCACTTATTCGAACTTTACTTTGCCAAAACCCTAATTAAGGTCTGGCAACCCAGAAAGAAGAAAACGCAGtga
- the LOC121125632 gene encoding carboxypeptidase B isoform X1, with amino-acid sequence MCRLSIFLVLWITYNVSGSVENIPSRNFTDYQLIRVNATPKFAQDLKINFEDAEEKLDIWKETTSEGFVLMDILVSPHQIILIKSLNKHCKGVTFKVLRKNIQGLIDEEKENDVFDETDFEGRPIQDVRWNKYYDLEVMNDYLEKLKITYPFKNFIKVEEIGKSSEGRTIKIAKIHNYTRSSNTTSKRIFIDGGVHAREWISPAVALYIIYLLVERHEDNSKLINDFEWLIVPMVNPDGYAHSRTRNRMWRKSRRNNGKGKCYGVDLNRNFGFHWKEGLQVKDLSNPCSEIYAGPAPFSEPETKAIEQTILNYNKTIIAYFSLHSYSQLWTFPWSYKLPDRESSEYYDLYTAAKKAVKSLESLYGTNYVFGSSSELSYLSSGTSDDWMYGVAGIKYSFTIELRDEGKYGFLLPSSQVVPTAEDTFAGISALIADICD; translated from the exons ATGTGTAGACTATCCATATTCTTAGTCTTATGGATCACTTATAATGTTAGTGGTTCAGTAGAAAATATTCCTTCTCGTAATTTTACGGACTACCAACTTATTCGTGTAAATGCAACGCCTAAATTTGCACAG gatttaaaaattaattttgaagatgCAGAAGAGAAGCTTGATATTTGGAAGGAAACAACGTCTGAAGGATTTGTGCTTATGGATATTTTGGTTTCACCACATCAAATTATCCtcattaaatcattaaataagcATTGCAAAGGTGTCACTTTTAAAGTTCTGcgaaaaaatatacaaggatTAATCGAcgaggaaaaagaaaatgacgTGTTTGACGAGACAGATTTTGAAGGAAGACCGATTCAAGATGTTCGgtggaataaatattatgatctAGAAG TGATGAACGACTATTTAGAGAAGTTAAAAATAACCTATCcgtttaaaaatttcataaaagtgGAAGAAATAGGCAAAAGTTCCGAAGGAAGGacaataaaaatagcaaaaatacacAACTACACTCGTTCATCAAATACCACTAGTAAAAGGATATTTATCGATGGTGGAGTTCATGCTAGAGAATGGATATCACCAGCAGTTGCATTGTATATCATTTACCT ATTAGTGGAGAGGCATGAAGACAATAGTAAGCTGATTAATGATTTTGAATGGTTAATAGTACCAATGGTTAATCCAGATGG ATATGCACACTCCAGAACAAGGAACCGAATGTGGCGGAAATCTCGAAGAAATAATGGTAAAGGAAAATGTTATGGCGTAGATCTAAACCGAAACTTTGGATTCCACTGGAAAGAAGGCCTACAAGTAAAAGATCTTTCCAATCCATGCTCAGAAATTTATGCAGGGCCAGCCCCTTTCAGCGAACCAGAAACAAAGGCCATCGAACAAACAATACTCAATTATAATAAGACCATTATAGC ttatttttctttacattcaTATTCGCAATTATGGACATTTCCGTGGAGCTATAAACTACCAGATAGAGAATCATCAGAATACTACGACCTTTACACCGCAGCAAAAAAGGCAGTCAAATCCTTGGAATCTCTATATGGTACAAACTATGTTTTTGGGTCAAGTTCGGAATTAAGCTATCTGTCTTCTGGAACATCAGATGATTGGATGTATGGAGTTGCTGGAATAAAGTATTCTTTCACGATAGAACTTAGAGATGAAGGAAAGTACGGGTTCTTACTACCATCATCACAGGTTGTACCCACAGCAGAAGATACATTTGCAGGGATATCAGCCTTAATTGCGGATAtttgtgattaa
- the LOC121125632 gene encoding carboxypeptidase B isoform X2, whose protein sequence is MDILVSPHQIILIKSLNKHCKGVTFKVLRKNIQGLIDEEKENDVFDETDFEGRPIQDVRWNKYYDLEVMNDYLEKLKITYPFKNFIKVEEIGKSSEGRTIKIAKIHNYTRSSNTTSKRIFIDGGVHAREWISPAVALYIIYLLVERHEDNSKLINDFEWLIVPMVNPDGYAHSRTRNRMWRKSRRNNGKGKCYGVDLNRNFGFHWKEGLQVKDLSNPCSEIYAGPAPFSEPETKAIEQTILNYNKTIIAYFSLHSYSQLWTFPWSYKLPDRESSEYYDLYTAAKKAVKSLESLYGTNYVFGSSSELSYLSSGTSDDWMYGVAGIKYSFTIELRDEGKYGFLLPSSQVVPTAEDTFAGISALIADICD, encoded by the exons ATGGATATTTTGGTTTCACCACATCAAATTATCCtcattaaatcattaaataagcATTGCAAAGGTGTCACTTTTAAAGTTCTGcgaaaaaatatacaaggatTAATCGAcgaggaaaaagaaaatgacgTGTTTGACGAGACAGATTTTGAAGGAAGACCGATTCAAGATGTTCGgtggaataaatattatgatctAGAAG TGATGAACGACTATTTAGAGAAGTTAAAAATAACCTATCcgtttaaaaatttcataaaagtgGAAGAAATAGGCAAAAGTTCCGAAGGAAGGacaataaaaatagcaaaaatacacAACTACACTCGTTCATCAAATACCACTAGTAAAAGGATATTTATCGATGGTGGAGTTCATGCTAGAGAATGGATATCACCAGCAGTTGCATTGTATATCATTTACCT ATTAGTGGAGAGGCATGAAGACAATAGTAAGCTGATTAATGATTTTGAATGGTTAATAGTACCAATGGTTAATCCAGATGG ATATGCACACTCCAGAACAAGGAACCGAATGTGGCGGAAATCTCGAAGAAATAATGGTAAAGGAAAATGTTATGGCGTAGATCTAAACCGAAACTTTGGATTCCACTGGAAAGAAGGCCTACAAGTAAAAGATCTTTCCAATCCATGCTCAGAAATTTATGCAGGGCCAGCCCCTTTCAGCGAACCAGAAACAAAGGCCATCGAACAAACAATACTCAATTATAATAAGACCATTATAGC ttatttttctttacattcaTATTCGCAATTATGGACATTTCCGTGGAGCTATAAACTACCAGATAGAGAATCATCAGAATACTACGACCTTTACACCGCAGCAAAAAAGGCAGTCAAATCCTTGGAATCTCTATATGGTACAAACTATGTTTTTGGGTCAAGTTCGGAATTAAGCTATCTGTCTTCTGGAACATCAGATGATTGGATGTATGGAGTTGCTGGAATAAAGTATTCTTTCACGATAGAACTTAGAGATGAAGGAAAGTACGGGTTCTTACTACCATCATCACAGGTTGTACCCACAGCAGAAGATACATTTGCAGGGATATCAGCCTTAATTGCGGATAtttgtgattaa
- the LOC121125634 gene encoding oligosaccharyltransferase complex subunit OSTC: MLDLLLRPFFLFLNVPEIKYKNTGWIRQPSSKEALFFILVSYFLVTGGVIYDVIVEPPSMGSTVDENGNTRPIAFMQYRINGQYILEGLASSCMFTLGGVGFILLDQTHSPTMPKLNRTMLQLMGFMCLLVSFSCCWMFMKMKLPGYMHS, encoded by the exons ATGTTGGACCTATTACTCcggcctttttttttatttctcaatgtACCtgagattaaatataaaaacacggGATGGATTCGACAGCCGAGCTCAAAAGAGGCGCTATTCTTCATCCTTGTATCGTATTTTTTAGTCACAGGAGGCGTTATTTATGATGTGATTGTGGAACCACCGTCTATGGGGTCCACTGTTGATGAAAATGGAAATACTCGTCCTATTGCATTCATGCAATATCGTATCAATGGGCAG TATATCCTTGAAGGGCTGGCATCGAGTTGTATGTTTACTCTAGGGGGCGTTGGATTTATACTCCTGGATCAGACACATTCCCCGACTATGCCCAAATTGAATAGAACGATGTTACAACTCATGGGCTTCATGTGTCTCCTCGTGTCATTCTCATGTTGTTGGatgtttatgaaaatgaaattgcCTGGTTATATGCATAGTTAG
- the Fntb gene encoding protein farnesyltransferase subunit beta: protein MEVDDLVEFPHINTRTTLEQEGVELYCRQIYAKYEQNGKNSTPEKLPELDRESIRNFLLKGLRSLSSGYQNLDASRPWLMYWIVHSLELLRIPIPEAVIPDIILSLKHCHNSTGGFGGGPGQISHLAPTYAAVNTLCIIGTPEAWSIIDRQKLAEWLNSLRLSNGSFLMHHDGEIDIRGVYCAVSVAKLTNIFSEDLFKHTVSWIKSCQTHEGGFGPVPYMEAHGGYSFCAIAALSLFGDVSGIRLDKLARWTSKRQMKLEGGFQGRTNKLVDSCYSFWQGAILPILDAHLVPDDKKKDEILPQAWLYNQINLQRYLLICCQDPRGGLIDKPGKSRDYYHTCYALSGLSIAQHSRNKKFVYGNASNELKPSHVLYNIGVDAVSKALEFFKNFPVPLFD, encoded by the exons ATGGAAGTGGATGATCTAGTTGAATTCCCTCATATCAACACCCGGACTACTCTGGAGCAGGAGGGAGTGGAGCTCTACTGTAGACAGATCTACGCCAAATACGAGCAGAATGGGAAAAACTCTACCCCTGAGAAACTCCCTGAACTGGATCGAGAGTCCATCAGGAATTTTCTACTCAAGGGTCTTCGATCTCTCTCTAGTGGTTATCAAAATCTGGATGCCAGCAGACCCTGGCTCATGTATTGGATCGTTCATTCCTTGGAACTTCTTCGTATTCCTATTCCCg AGGCAGTCATCCCTGACATCATTCTGTCCTTAAAGCACTGCCACAACTCCACTGGGGGATTTGGAGGGGGCCCCGGACAAATATCTCATCTAGCGCCCACATATGCAGCAGTCAATACTCTCTGTATCATTGGCACACCAGAGGCATGGTCCATTATTGATAGGCAAAAGTTGGCGGAATGGCTCAACTCTTTACGCCTTTCAAATGGGAGTTTCCTTATGCACCATGATGGGGAAATTGACATACGAGGAGTCTATTGCGCCGTATCCGTTGCTAAacttaccaatattttttcggAGGATCTCTTCAAACATACAGTCTCTTGGATCAAATC tTGTCAAACTCATGAAGGCGGCTTTGGTCCTGTACCCTATATGGAAGCTCATGGTGGATATTCATTCTGTGCTATTGCGGCTTTAAGTTTGTTTGGTGATGTATCTGGTATTCGTCTTGATAAGTTAGCAAGATGGACGAGTAAACGCCAAATGAAATTAGAAGGGGGTTTCCAAGGAAGGACTAATAAATTAGTCGACTCCTGCTATTCTTTTTGGCAAGGAGCCATACTTCCCATTCTGGATGCACATCTTGTTCCTGATG acaagAAAAAGGATGAAATCCTACCTCAAGCATGGTTATATAATCAAATCAACCTTCAAAGATATTTGCTAATTTGCTGCCAAGATCCGAGAGGAGGTCTAATAGACAAACCTGGGAAATCTCGCGACTACTACCACACATGCTATGCCCTAAGTGGTCTCTCTATAGCCCAACATTCACGAAATAAGAAGTTTGTCTATGGTAACGCATCGAATGAGCTT aaaccTTCTCATGTCCTCTATAACATCGGTGTAGATGCCGTTTCAAAggctttagaattttttaagaatttcccTGTTCCTCTTTTTGATTGA